In Crinalium epipsammum PCC 9333, the genomic window TTAAGCTGCCATCTAATTTCCACAATTTCACTGTCTTATCAGTACTAGCCGAAGCAAGAGTTTGCCCATTAGGACTGAAGATGACGCTTCTAACCGGATCACTATGCCCAGTTAGGGTAGTAATTAAGCTGCCATCTAATTTCCACAATTTGACTGTCTTGTCAAAACTAGCCGAAGCAATTGTTTGCCCATCCGGACTGAAGATGGCGCTATTAACCGGATCACTATGCCCAGTCAGGGTGGTAATTAATGTGCCGTCTAATTTCCACAATTTGACTGTCTTGTCAGTACTAGCCGAAGCAATTGTTTGCCCATCCGGACTGAAGATAACGCTATAAACCGATCCACTATGCCCAGTTAGGGCGGTAATTAATGTGCCATCTAATTTCCACAATGCCACTGTCTTGTCACCACTTGCCGAAGCAATTGTTTGCCCATCCGGACTGAAAATGACACTTATAACCCTATCACTATGCCCAGTTAGAGTGGTAATTAATGTGCCATCTAATTTCCACAATGCCACTGTCTTGTCACCACTTGCCGAAGCAAGAGCTTGCCCATTAGGACTGAAGATGACACTGTAAACCGAACCACTATGCCCACTTAGGGTGGTAATGGGGCTGCCATCTAATTTCCACAATTTCACTGTCTTGTCACCACTTGCCGAAGCAAGAGTTTGCCCATCGGGACTGAAGATGATGCTATTAACTGGATCACTATGCCCAGTCAGGGTGGTAATTAATGTGCCATCTAATTTCCACAATTTCACTGTCTTGTCACCACTTGCCGAAGCAAGAGTTTGCCCATCGGGACTGAAGATGACGTTATAAACCGATCCACTATGCCCAGTTAGGGTGGTTCTTAAGCTACTATGTGATTTCCAGAATTCCCACAATTTCACTGTGTTGTCAGTACTAGCCGAAGCAACAGTTTGCCCATCGGGACTGAAGATGACGCTATTAACCAAACTACTATGCCCAGTCAGGGTGATAATTAATGTGCCATCTAATTTCCACAATTTAACTGTGTTGTCATCACTTGCTGAAGCAAGAGTTTGCCCATTAGGACTGAAGATGACGCTGTAAACCGAACCACTATGCCCAGTCAGGGTGGTAATTAATGTGCCATCTAATTTCCACAATTTCACTGTGTCGTCATCACTTGCTGAAGCAAGAGTTTGCCCATTAGGACTGAAGATGACACTGTAAACCGAACCACTATGCCCAGTCAGGGTGGTAATTAAACTGCCATCTAATTTCCACAATTTCACTGTCTTGTCATCACTAGCCGAAGCAATTGTTTGCCCATCCGGACTAAAGATGACGGTATAAACCGAACCACTATGCCCAGTCAGGGTGGTAATTAAACTGCCATCTAATTTCCACAATTTCACTGTCTTGTCATCACTAGCCGAAGCAATTGTTTGCCCATCCGGACTAAAGATGACGCTATAAACCAAACTACTATGCCCAGTCAGGGTGGTAATTAATGTGCCATCTAATTTCCACAATTTCACTGCCTTGTCATCACTAGCCGAAGCAAGAGTTTGCCCATCGGGACTGAAGATGACGCTATAGACCGAACCACTATGCCCAGTCAGGGTGTTTCGTTCCTTTACTTCATAAACAGCTTGTCGGAGAGGGGCTATCACCTCCATCTTTATATGCTCTTGCTGTGTGGCTGACTTGTCTATTGTTTTTAGCGGTTGTGCTGCCTGTAGTACTTCCAGTAGGGCTTTTAATATTTGTCCATCAGAGAAGAAGGCTTTAGAATAAGCAGTTTTCAACTTTGTATTTACCACTGCTATCTCTAAATTTGCGAATTTTACAGCCTCTCTTGCTGCTTTGCTTTCCTTTTCTACTCGCCTTGCTTGTTTCCTAATTTTGGTTAACTTTGCTTTTTCAACATTTAAGATGCTTTGTGTCGTTTCTAACTCTCTTTCAAGTTCTTGCCTTTTTAACTCCCGACTAGCATCTAAAAACCGATAATCTTGGTCGCCTAAACTTTTGTTTACTGCCCAGGTTTGAGCATCAATTAATGCTTGTCCTCGCAATAATCGTGATTCATCTTCATATCCCGACTCTGACCAAGCTGTAATTGCTTGGGCATAGGGACGCAAACTAGCTAAGATTTCTTCTACCCATTCAAAGTTAAATACCGCAGCATAAATAGGGTTATAAACTTGCAGTTTGCCATCTCGTTTAAATACTAAGCCAGATAAGCGCAATTCCATTTGTTCAGGACTATCATTAGCAACAACTTCCCCTAATTGCAAAATCTGTTGATATAAACCTAGTAATCTACCTGTGCGTTGTCCG contains:
- a CDS encoding AAA-like domain-containing protein, with the protein product MAATPPSKYQYQVGGSLPVDAPTYVRRKADQELYDCLKAGEFCYVLNSRQMGKSSLRVQTMQRLQNEGFACAAIDITAIGTFGITAEQWYAGIIDSLVGSFNFYKNFDLELWWTSQELLSPVQKLSKFFEIILLPAIDQKIVIFIDEIDSILALEFNIDDFFAVIRDCYNRRADKPEYSRLTFALLGVATPADLIKDKRRTPFNIGRSVELDGFCLEETEPLIQGLASKVSSPQSVMAALLKWSGGQPFLTQKLCDLILLTNSEPTVGSEIEWVADLVQLAVIDHWEAQDTPEHLKTIRDRILYSTGQRTGRLLGLYQQILQLGEVVANDSPEQMELRLSGLVFKRDGKLQVYNPIYAAVFNFEWVEEILASLRPYAQAITAWSESGYEDESRLLRGQALIDAQTWAVNKSLGDQDYRFLDASRELKRQELERELETTQSILNVEKAKLTKIRKQARRVEKESKAAREAVKFANLEIAVVNTKLKTAYSKAFFSDGQILKALLEVLQAAQPLKTIDKSATQQEHIKMEVIAPLRQAVYEVKERNTLTGHSGSVYSVIFSPDGQTLASASDDKAVKLWKLDGTLITTLTGHSSLVYSVIFSPDGQTIASASDDKTVKLWKLDGSLITTLTGHSGSVYTVIFSPDGQTIASASDDKTVKLWKLDGSLITTLTGHSGSVYSVIFSPNGQTLASASDDDTVKLWKLDGTLITTLTGHSGSVYSVIFSPNGQTLASASDDNTVKLWKLDGTLIITLTGHSSLVNSVIFSPDGQTVASASTDNTVKLWEFWKSHSSLRTTLTGHSGSVYNVIFSPDGQTLASASGDKTVKLWKLDGTLITTLTGHSDPVNSIIFSPDGQTLASASGDKTVKLWKLDGSPITTLSGHSGSVYSVIFSPNGQALASASGDKTVALWKLDGTLITTLTGHSDRVISVIFSPDGQTIASASGDKTVALWKLDGTLITALTGHSGSVYSVIFSPDGQTIASASTDKTVKLWKLDGTLITTLTGHSDPVNSAIFSPDGQTIASASFDKTVKLWKLDGSLITTLTGHSDPVRSVIFSPNGQTLASASTDKTVKLWKLDGSLITTLTGHSDRVWNVIFSPDGQTIASASFDRTVKLWKLDGSLITTLTGHSGSVYSVIFSPNGQTLASASTDKTVKLWKLDGTLITTLTGHSGWVNSVIFSPDGQTLASASADKTVKLWNFNLDSLTAMGCNWLQDYLHTHPEDKQKLKICQTQ